A single region of the Sorex araneus isolate mSorAra2 chromosome 7, mSorAra2.pri, whole genome shotgun sequence genome encodes:
- the LOC101548059 gene encoding S-formylglutathione hydrolase-like, translating into MALKQISSSKCFGGLQKVFKHDSVELKCKMKFAIYLPPKAETAKCPALYWLSGLTCTEQNFISKSGYHQAASEYGLVVIAPDTSPRGCNIKGEDESWEFGTGAGFYVDATENPWKTNYRLYSYVTEELPQLRNANFPVDPQRMSIFGHSMEGHGALICTLNNPGKYKSVSAFALICNPVLCPWGKKAFGGYLGTDQSKWKSYDATHLVTSYPGSQLDILVDQGKDDQFLSDGQLLPDNFIAAYTEKKISVVIRLQEGYYHSYYFISTFINDHIGHHAKYLNA; encoded by the coding sequence ATGGCATTGAAACAGATTTCCAGTAGCAAGTGCTTTGGAGGGCTGCAGAAAGTATTTAAACATGACAGTGTTGAACTGAAGTGCAAAATGAAATTTGCTATCTACTTGCCACCAAAGGCAGAAACTGCAAAATGCCCTGCACTATATTGGCTCTCTGGTTTAACTTGCACAGAAcaaaattttatatcaaaatctGGTTATCATCAAGCTGCCTCAGAATATGGCCTTGTTGTCATTGCTCCAGATACCAGCCCCCGTGGCTGCAATATTAAAGGAGAAGATGAGAGCTGGGAATTTGGTACGGGTGCTGGTTTTTATGTGGATGCTACTGAAAATCCATGGAAAACTAACTACAGACTGTATTCTTACGTAACAGAGGAGCTTCCCCAGCTCAGAAATGCCAATTTTCCAGTGGATCCCCAAAGGATGTCCATTTTTGGCCACTCAATGGAAGGCCATGGAGCTCTGATTTGTACTTTGAATAATCCTGGAAAATATAAATCTGTGTCAGCATTTGCTCTAATTTGTAATCCAGTGCTGTGTCCTTGGGGCAAAAAAGCCTTTGGTGGATACTTGGGAACAGATCAAAGTAAATGGAAGAGTTACGATGCTACCCATCTTGTGACTTCTTATCCAGGTTCTCAGCTGGACATACTAGTTGACCAAGGAAAAGATGACCAGTTTCTTTCAGATGGACAGTTATTACCTGATAATTTCATAGCAGCctacacagaaaagaaaatctccGTGGTTATTAGATTACAAGAGGGTTATTATCATAGCTACTACTTCATTTCAACCTTTATTAATGATCACATCGGACATCATGCAAAATATCTGAATGCATGA